From the Oncorhynchus nerka isolate Pitt River linkage group LG20, Oner_Uvic_2.0, whole genome shotgun sequence genome, one window contains:
- the LOC115103274 gene encoding uncharacterized protein LOC115103274 isoform X3 produces the protein MGARLCTVRWTPDGGCLECVQLSSEINTCRGELSSMEQELQRLRRDTSMNSSQLSYVEETLQKTQGLLEEKNDTVVDLEEKLHCCQEDRRTSVQHVKDLEGQLQEVRDEMHNTLEKLQELRDLLQATQLGADERQISLEKLSAELSWASWTWSSETIPWR, from the exons ATGGGGGCACGGTTGTGCACTGTTAGGTGGACGCCAGATGGAGGGTGTCTAGAATGTGT TCAGCTGTCGTCTGAGATAAATACGTGTCGTGGGGAGCTGTCATCCATGGAGCAGGAGCTGCAGAGGTTGCGGAGAGACACCAGTATGAATTCCTCCCAGCTAAGCTACGTGGAGGAGACCCTGCAGAAGACCCAGGGCCTACTGGAGGAGAAGAACGACACGG TTGTGGACTTGGAGGAGAAGCTCCACTGCTGTCAGGAGGACAGGCGGACCTCTGTGCAGCATGTGAAGGATCTGGAGGGACAGCTACAGGAGGTGCGCGATGAGATGCACAACACCCTAGAGAAACTACAGGAGCTGAGAGACCTGTTACAGGCCACGCAGCTTGGCGCAGATGAAAGACAGATTTCATTGGAGAAACTGTCCGCCGAGCTCAG ctGGGCCAGTTGGACGTGGTCATCAGAGACCATACCCTGGAGATAG
- the LOC115103274 gene encoding uncharacterized protein LOC115103274 isoform X2 encodes MGARLCTVRWTPDGGCLECVQLSSEINTCRGELSSMEQELQRLRRDTSMNSSQLSYVEETLQKTQGLLEEKNDTVVDLEEKLHCCQEDRRTSVQHVKDLEGQLQEVRDEMHNTLEKLQELRDLLQATQLGADERQISLEKLSAELSAASTPEVTRAVYGQCNHGNR; translated from the exons ATGGGGGCACGGTTGTGCACTGTTAGGTGGACGCCAGATGGAGGGTGTCTAGAATGTGT TCAGCTGTCGTCTGAGATAAATACGTGTCGTGGGGAGCTGTCATCCATGGAGCAGGAGCTGCAGAGGTTGCGGAGAGACACCAGTATGAATTCCTCCCAGCTAAGCTACGTGGAGGAGACCCTGCAGAAGACCCAGGGCCTACTGGAGGAGAAGAACGACACGG TTGTGGACTTGGAGGAGAAGCTCCACTGCTGTCAGGAGGACAGGCGGACCTCTGTGCAGCATGTGAAGGATCTGGAGGGACAGCTACAGGAGGTGCGCGATGAGATGCACAACACCCTAGAGAAACTACAGGAGCTGAGAGACCTGTTACAGGCCACGCAGCTTGGCGCAGATGAAAGACAGATTTCATTGGAGAAACTGTCCGCCGAGCTCAG TGCTGCCAGCACACCGGAAGTAACACGTGCTGTCTATGGACAGTGTAACCATGGCAACCGCTGA
- the LOC115103274 gene encoding coiled-coil domain-containing protein 18-like isoform X1 has protein sequence MGARLCTVRWTPDGGCLECVQLSSEINTCRGELSSMEQELQRLRRDTSMNSSQLSYVEETLQKTQGLLEEKNDTVVDLEEKLHCCQEDRRTSVQHVKDLEGQLQEVRDEMHNTLEKLQELRDLLQATQLGADERQISLEKLSAELRSAASTPEVTRAVYGQCNHGNR, from the exons ATGGGGGCACGGTTGTGCACTGTTAGGTGGACGCCAGATGGAGGGTGTCTAGAATGTGT TCAGCTGTCGTCTGAGATAAATACGTGTCGTGGGGAGCTGTCATCCATGGAGCAGGAGCTGCAGAGGTTGCGGAGAGACACCAGTATGAATTCCTCCCAGCTAAGCTACGTGGAGGAGACCCTGCAGAAGACCCAGGGCCTACTGGAGGAGAAGAACGACACGG TTGTGGACTTGGAGGAGAAGCTCCACTGCTGTCAGGAGGACAGGCGGACCTCTGTGCAGCATGTGAAGGATCTGGAGGGACAGCTACAGGAGGTGCGCGATGAGATGCACAACACCCTAGAGAAACTACAGGAGCTGAGAGACCTGTTACAGGCCACGCAGCTTGGCGCAGATGAAAGACAGATTTCATTGGAGAAACTGTCCGCCGAGCTCAG AAGTGCTGCCAGCACACCGGAAGTAACACGTGCTGTCTATGGACAGTGTAACCATGGCAACCGCTGA
- the LOC115103274 gene encoding coiled-coil domain-containing protein 18-like isoform X4, with protein MEQELQRLRRDTSMNSSQLSYVEETLQKTQGLLEEKNDTVVDLEEKLHCCQEDRRTSVQHVKDLEGQLQEVRDEMHNTLEKLQELRDLLQATQLGADERQISLEKLSAELRSAASTPEVTRAVYGQCNHGNR; from the exons ATGGAGCAGGAGCTGCAGAGGTTGCGGAGAGACACCAGTATGAATTCCTCCCAGCTAAGCTACGTGGAGGAGACCCTGCAGAAGACCCAGGGCCTACTGGAGGAGAAGAACGACACGG TTGTGGACTTGGAGGAGAAGCTCCACTGCTGTCAGGAGGACAGGCGGACCTCTGTGCAGCATGTGAAGGATCTGGAGGGACAGCTACAGGAGGTGCGCGATGAGATGCACAACACCCTAGAGAAACTACAGGAGCTGAGAGACCTGTTACAGGCCACGCAGCTTGGCGCAGATGAAAGACAGATTTCATTGGAGAAACTGTCCGCCGAGCTCAG AAGTGCTGCCAGCACACCGGAAGTAACACGTGCTGTCTATGGACAGTGTAACCATGGCAACCGCTGA
- the LOC135563055 gene encoding homeobox protein Hox-A3-like: MEAKDQYQRQSWPVEMEAKDQYQRQHWPVEMEAKDRYQRQLDIKSHEVCVFCGATSPPAPQLPRLHSSPGSTAPPAPQLPRLHSSPCSPSSTAPPAPQLPRLHK; the protein is encoded by the exons ATGGAGGCCAAGGATCAGTACCAGAGACAGAGCTGGCCTGTAGAGATGGAGGCCAAGGATCAGTACCAGAGACAGCACTGGCCTGTAGAGATGGAGGCCAAGGATCGGTACCAGAGACAGCTGGACATCAAGAGCcacgaggtgtgtgtgttttgcggTGCTACAT CTCCCCCGGCTCCACAGCTCCCCCGGCTCCACAGCTCCCCCGGCTCCACAGCTCCCCCGGCTCCACAGCTCCCCCGGCTGCACAGCTCCCCCTGCTCCCCCAGCTCCACAGCTCCCCCGGCTCCACAGCTCCCCCGGCTGCACAAAtaa